A stretch of the Longimicrobiales bacterium genome encodes the following:
- the nrdR gene encoding transcriptional regulator NrdR codes for MRCPYCHGMEDRVVDSRTSQEGRAVRRRRECLACGKRFTTYESIEERQLLITKRDGSSEPYSRQKVLTSLQLPCAKRPVTGSEIELMVSAIEDELARLNVDEIESDRIGELVMEQLRTRDYVAYVRYASVYRNFQDLDEFYQELKELSAKEAMAALSRSQVELPLK; via the coding sequence ATGCGCTGTCCCTACTGCCACGGGATGGAGGATCGCGTCGTCGACTCCCGCACCAGCCAGGAAGGCCGTGCGGTGCGTCGGCGGCGCGAATGTCTCGCGTGCGGTAAGCGATTCACGACGTACGAGTCGATCGAGGAGCGGCAGCTCCTGATCACCAAGCGTGACGGCTCGTCCGAACCGTACAGCCGGCAGAAGGTCCTGACGTCGCTGCAGCTGCCCTGCGCCAAGCGGCCGGTTACCGGCAGCGAGATCGAGCTGATGGTGAGTGCGATCGAGGACGAGCTCGCCCGCCTCAACGTCGACGAGATCGAGAGCGACCGGATCGGCGAGCTCGTGATGGAGCAGCTCAGGACCAGGGACTATGTAGCGTACGTGCGTTACGCGTCGGTTTACCGGAACTTCCAGGATCTGGATGAGTTCTACCAGGAGCTGAAGGAACTAAGCGCGAAAGAGGCCATGGCGGCGCTCAGCAGGAGCCAGGTCGAGCTGCCGCTGAAGTGA
- a CDS encoding OmpA family protein — MIRRLVLLTVLLALPLTACSRRQPPQEPAPTLPDTAGDGARRAAERERMRQDSIARANANADADARRRAEEVTARARAILEEVVLFDYDESNLRADAEAALGRKVPILRANPGVRLRIVGHTDERGSLEYNLALGMRRAAAVRQYLTGFGIDGSRFETTSMGEDSPAAAGSNESAWSQNRRAEFVITAGGSPLTMPGS, encoded by the coding sequence ATGATCCGACGCCTCGTGCTGCTCACCGTACTGCTCGCTCTTCCGCTGACCGCCTGCTCACGGCGCCAGCCGCCGCAGGAGCCCGCGCCGACGCTGCCCGACACTGCCGGTGACGGCGCGCGGCGTGCCGCGGAGCGCGAGCGCATGCGGCAGGATTCGATCGCTCGCGCGAACGCCAACGCCGACGCCGATGCGCGCCGGCGCGCCGAAGAGGTGACGGCACGTGCGCGCGCGATCCTCGAGGAAGTCGTTCTCTTCGATTATGACGAGTCGAACCTGCGGGCGGACGCCGAGGCTGCACTCGGTCGCAAGGTGCCGATCCTGCGGGCGAACCCGGGCGTCCGACTGCGCATCGTGGGTCACACGGACGAGCGGGGCTCACTCGAGTACAACCTCGCGCTCGGCATGCGGCGCGCCGCAGCGGTGCGTCAGTACCTCACCGGCTTCGGTATCGACGGCTCGCGCTTCGAGACGACGAGCATGGGCGAGGACTCCCCGGCGGCGGCGGGCAGCAACGAATCGGCATGGTCGCAGAACCGTCGCGCGGAGTTCGTGATCACGGCCGGCGGCTCGCCGCTGACCATGCCGGGTTCATGA
- a CDS encoding tetratricopeptide repeat protein: MRVIPLMAAGLLVLGGCATKGDVRSLRNEMYWMRQHQDSVLIEIQRQNRLLLDSISTTMALTVDARGTTANALRQFDQNVTQMGQLVGQVMGTLNRIEQRLTALEQRSLTSAAPGPTSGGMSAEQYYGAGMEKMNEGSFSTARLAFEQLIAEFPEHARAPDAQFQIGESYYRDEAWDDAYEALERVAEEWESAPRAAAALFRAGAIAEERRSFDRARQYYTQVRERYPDSAEARQAQTRLRSLPDR; the protein is encoded by the coding sequence ATGCGGGTGATACCACTGATGGCAGCGGGACTGCTCGTGCTGGGCGGGTGCGCGACGAAGGGCGACGTGCGCTCGCTGCGCAACGAGATGTACTGGATGCGGCAGCATCAGGACTCGGTGCTGATCGAGATCCAGCGTCAGAACCGGCTGCTGCTCGACTCCATCAGCACGACCATGGCGCTGACCGTCGATGCGCGCGGCACTACTGCCAATGCGCTGCGGCAGTTCGATCAGAACGTGACGCAGATGGGCCAGCTGGTCGGGCAGGTGATGGGAACGCTCAATCGTATCGAGCAGCGGCTGACGGCTCTCGAGCAACGAAGCCTCACCTCCGCGGCGCCGGGTCCCACATCGGGCGGCATGTCCGCCGAGCAGTACTATGGGGCCGGCATGGAGAAGATGAACGAGGGGTCGTTCTCAACCGCGCGGCTGGCCTTCGAGCAGCTGATCGCCGAGTTCCCGGAACACGCGCGCGCGCCCGACGCGCAGTTCCAGATCGGGGAGTCGTATTACCGTGACGAGGCGTGGGACGACGCGTACGAGGCGCTGGAGCGCGTGGCGGAGGAGTGGGAATCGGCCCCACGTGCGGCGGCTGCCCTGTTCCGTGCGGGCGCCATTGCGGAGGAGCGCCGGTCGTTCGACCGCGCGCGCCAGTACTATACGCAGGTGAGGGAGCGCTACCCTGACTCGGCGGAGGCGCGGCAGGCACAGACCAGGCTGCGCTCGCTGCCGGACCGGTAA